From one Caldithrix abyssi DSM 13497 genomic stretch:
- a CDS encoding ABC transporter permease subunit, with protein MSVFKIIQEYQEGFIKGIGVTFQLCLIIWLSGFFIGGLLGVLGSKYKLGIGIPSKILSFVLSGIPILVFLFWLHYPAQELLQIQIDPFITASVTLSIVNIFAVADIVRNAMENLPNQYIEVAKVCGIPITRRLWKIDIPLIFRHAISPFIIVQVNMLHMTLFASLISVDEIFRVTQRVNAIIYKPVEIYTALGIFFLMISLPLNGLALWLKNKYARDISER; from the coding sequence ATGTCAGTATTCAAAATTATACAAGAATATCAAGAAGGTTTTATTAAAGGTATTGGAGTTACCTTCCAATTATGTCTAATTATTTGGTTAAGCGGCTTCTTCATTGGTGGATTACTCGGCGTCTTGGGTTCTAAATATAAACTCGGAATTGGAATACCCTCAAAAATATTATCTTTTGTCCTTTCAGGTATTCCTATTTTAGTTTTTCTTTTTTGGTTACATTATCCAGCTCAGGAGTTGTTGCAAATTCAAATTGACCCATTCATAACAGCATCTGTCACTCTTTCAATTGTAAATATTTTTGCTGTAGCTGATATTGTTAGGAATGCAATGGAAAATTTACCAAACCAATATATTGAAGTTGCAAAAGTCTGTGGTATTCCAATTACTAGGCGTCTTTGGAAAATCGATATTCCATTGATTTTTAGACATGCTATATCACCCTTTATTATTGTTCAAGTGAATATGTTGCATATGACTTTATTTGCAAGTTTAATATCCGTTGATGAAATATTTAGAGTAACTCAACGTGTCAATGCTATTATCTATAAACCAGTAGAAATTTATACAGCATTAGGTATATTCTTTTTGATGATATCATTACCATTAAATGGCTTAGCTCTGTGGTTAAAAAACAAATACGCTAGAGATATTTCTGAAAGATAG
- a CDS encoding ATP-binding cassette domain-containing protein: MLKGINISKSFGKKKVLDNINIEINQGKAAIILGPSGCGKTTLLRSLSLLDYPDSGKLIIDDLEYTFPSRNNNIKLPYPRVTVVYQQLFLWPHLTNKENIILAVKGKDYHADFERLVEFLDMHDFINNYPNQSSLGQKQRIAIARALILRPKYILFDEITSSLDIVQIENIIEIINNLKKDNIGIFLITHNMDVANKVGDKKIYLKG, translated from the coding sequence ATGCTTAAAGGAATTAACATTTCAAAATCATTTGGCAAAAAAAAAGTTCTTGACAATATAAATATTGAAATAAATCAAGGAAAAGCAGCTATTATTTTGGGCCCAAGTGGTTGTGGGAAAACAACCTTATTGCGTTCTCTTTCATTACTTGATTATCCAGATAGCGGTAAATTAATAATTGATGATTTAGAATATACATTCCCCTCACGAAATAACAATATTAAATTACCTTATCCCAGAGTAACAGTTGTTTACCAGCAATTGTTTTTGTGGCCGCATCTGACCAATAAAGAAAATATAATACTTGCCGTAAAAGGAAAAGATTATCATGCTGATTTTGAAAGGCTAGTTGAATTTTTAGATATGCATGATTTTATAAATAATTACCCTAATCAATCATCATTAGGTCAGAAACAAAGAATTGCTATTGCAAGAGCATTAATACTAAGACCTAAATATATTCTTTTTGATGAAATAACTTCATCGCTAGATATTGTCCAAATAGAAAATATAATTGAAATAATTAATAATCTAAAAAAAGACAACATAGGGATTTTTTTAATAACCCATAATATGGATGTTGCAAATAAAGTTGGAGATAAGAAAATATATTTAAAGGGCTGA
- a CDS encoding substrate-binding periplasmic protein, with protein MVRLQEKVFYQKLDWQIGIAITLALTGLGIWASIDKLSFVSFFKWIYKNIFLSTYFWWFLVTLFVVLFRRHKVYKQKEKIESLEEELTEAKEEILILKSKTTPFIKRWEEILENGIRFGSLHYPPMLDFDNDGDPIGIGIDILKIIFNGKINKEYYRVSWQNLVKVLYEKDNNNKFIMDIIATPIFETNERSKLLSFSLPLFYSEIGLYYNCENKYFKNLEPKTFEQAIDFINNINNLNVICIEGELSHRMIKKHFEGNISRIASKNELSIQDLLATVIDDSINSDIVFAETYQAEKLIQSKVAKGENRFAKLKNLFKERQLLYPVVFAMRREDYVLKNYINLKLIELDGPGSGIIKLIKASLSSLGENIHDEDLKKYFIREYSNLTNSQTKQIKAQVVQPITKGST; from the coding sequence ATGGTCAGACTACAAGAAAAGGTTTTTTATCAAAAACTAGATTGGCAAATAGGAATTGCGATTACTTTAGCTCTAACTGGGTTGGGTATTTGGGCTTCAATTGACAAACTGTCATTTGTAAGTTTTTTCAAATGGATCTACAAAAATATTTTTCTTTCAACATATTTTTGGTGGTTTCTTGTAACCTTGTTTGTCGTTTTGTTCAGAAGGCATAAAGTTTATAAACAAAAGGAAAAGATTGAGTCATTAGAAGAAGAATTAACAGAAGCAAAAGAAGAGATATTAATACTAAAATCTAAAACAACACCGTTTATTAAGCGCTGGGAAGAGATACTTGAAAATGGTATAAGGTTTGGTTCGCTTCATTATCCTCCAATGTTGGACTTTGATAATGATGGGGATCCAATTGGAATTGGTATAGATATATTAAAAATTATTTTTAACGGTAAAATTAATAAGGAATATTATAGAGTTTCTTGGCAAAATCTAGTCAAAGTATTATACGAAAAAGATAATAACAATAAATTCATAATGGATATTATTGCTACACCAATTTTTGAGACTAATGAACGTTCAAAACTTCTTTCTTTTTCACTGCCATTATTTTATTCAGAAATAGGCTTATACTACAATTGCGAAAACAAGTATTTTAAAAACTTAGAACCTAAAACATTCGAGCAAGCGATAGATTTCATTAATAATATAAACAACTTGAATGTTATTTGTATTGAAGGTGAATTATCTCATAGAATGATTAAAAAGCATTTTGAAGGAAATATTTCAAGAATTGCTAGTAAAAACGAATTGTCTATTCAAGATTTATTGGCTACCGTAATTGATGATTCTATTAACTCTGATATTGTCTTTGCTGAAACTTACCAAGCAGAAAAATTGATTCAAAGTAAAGTAGCAAAAGGAGAAAACAGATTTGCAAAACTGAAAAATCTATTTAAAGAACGGCAATTACTATATCCAGTCGTATTTGCTATGCGTAGAGAAGATTATGTTCTTAAGAATTATATTAATCTAAAACTAATAGAACTTGACGGTCCAGGCTCAGGAATTATTAAATTAATTAAAGCAAGTCTTTCATCGCTAGGTGAGAACATTCATGATGAAGATTTGAAAAAATATTTTATACGAGAATACTCTAATCTTACAAACTCACAAACAAAACAAATAAAAGCTCAGGTAGTGCAGCCCATAACAAAAGGTTCAACCTGA
- a CDS encoding IS1634 family transposase: protein MFIKEVTKKNKGYDKTFVYHQLVESYRTEKGPRQRKLLNLGKLTIPKDQWKTLANRIEEIISGQTSLIEVDEQIEQLAQRYASLLIQNKLKQEKVEKKESPQETETIFTGSVKFRDARSIGGEYISLMMLRKLKFNELLKKLGFKEKDIKLAELLIVGRLVHPSSEWATLRWVKKQSAIDELLELDLSRLSHNKLYRITDQLLEHKDKIENGLVEQERLLFSLQEKIILYDLTNTYFESSRTSELKARGRSKDKRYDMPLVTLGLVLDEDGFPKESRLFSGNVSEPETLSKILDTIGGKVRKLIILDAGIATEENLQLITKRGHDYLVVSRSKPEIEIEENAFKEINHDQRHKVEAYLYRKDKELYLYCRSASRQKKEEAIRQFHQQRFEAELKYAAESLHKKRGTKKYSKVLERIGRIKERHAKVAYFYDITVEHHNGIVTEISWKIKDEQKMDDRFSGTYYLRTSRLDLTDRQIWQLYISLTDVEDGFRSLKSELGLRPNFHQKDKRIEGHIFISILAFHVLISLQKQLHDAGVYHRWSTIRELLSVQQRVSVEMKTQKGDLLVIRDTTEPEAIHYLMAQALKIKPKPLGSKKIRV, encoded by the coding sequence ATGTTTATTAAAGAAGTCACAAAAAAGAATAAAGGGTACGATAAAACCTTCGTTTACCATCAATTGGTCGAATCCTATCGTACTGAAAAAGGCCCAAGACAAAGAAAATTGCTCAACCTGGGCAAGCTTACCATTCCTAAAGACCAATGGAAAACACTTGCCAATCGCATCGAAGAGATCATAAGCGGACAAACTTCACTGATCGAAGTGGATGAGCAAATTGAACAATTAGCCCAGCGCTATGCCTCGCTTTTAATTCAAAACAAACTAAAACAAGAAAAGGTAGAAAAAAAAGAAAGCCCACAGGAAACCGAGACCATTTTTACGGGCTCTGTCAAATTCAGAGATGCTCGCAGTATAGGAGGCGAATACATCAGTTTGATGATGTTAAGAAAGCTTAAGTTCAATGAACTTTTAAAAAAGCTGGGCTTTAAGGAGAAGGATATTAAACTGGCCGAACTGTTGATCGTTGGGCGCCTGGTGCACCCCTCAAGCGAATGGGCGACCTTACGCTGGGTCAAAAAGCAAAGCGCCATCGATGAGCTTTTAGAGTTAGACCTTTCAAGACTTTCTCACAATAAACTTTATCGAATTACGGATCAATTATTAGAACATAAGGACAAAATCGAAAATGGTTTGGTAGAGCAAGAACGACTGTTATTTTCTTTGCAGGAAAAGATCATCCTGTACGATTTAACCAATACATATTTTGAGAGCAGCCGTACCAGCGAGCTCAAGGCTCGCGGACGCAGTAAAGACAAGCGTTACGATATGCCCCTGGTGACTTTAGGCCTGGTATTGGATGAGGATGGATTCCCCAAGGAGAGTCGTCTTTTCTCTGGCAATGTTTCCGAACCAGAGACTTTGTCTAAAATTCTGGATACGATAGGCGGCAAAGTCAGGAAATTGATTATTTTAGATGCCGGGATTGCCACAGAAGAGAACTTGCAACTGATCACAAAGCGTGGACACGACTATCTGGTTGTCTCACGCAGTAAACCGGAAATCGAGATCGAAGAAAATGCTTTTAAAGAGATTAATCACGATCAACGCCATAAAGTGGAAGCCTATCTTTACCGTAAGGATAAAGAGCTTTATTTATACTGTCGCAGCGCCTCAAGGCAAAAGAAAGAGGAAGCCATTCGACAATTTCATCAGCAGCGCTTTGAGGCGGAGTTGAAATATGCGGCGGAGAGTTTGCACAAGAAACGAGGCACCAAGAAATATTCCAAGGTTTTAGAACGCATTGGCCGCATAAAGGAACGTCATGCAAAGGTGGCCTATTTTTATGATATTACGGTTGAGCACCATAATGGTATCGTAACAGAGATCAGCTGGAAGATAAAAGACGAGCAAAAGATGGATGATCGATTTTCCGGCACATATTATTTGCGGACGAGTCGTCTGGATTTAACAGATCGCCAGATCTGGCAACTCTACATCAGTTTAACGGATGTGGAGGATGGATTTCGCTCGTTGAAGAGTGAGTTAGGCTTAAGGCCTAATTTTCACCAGAAGGATAAGCGCATTGAGGGGCATATTTTCATTTCGATTTTAGCCTTTCATGTATTGATAAGTCTTCAAAAACAATTACATGATGCCGGCGTTTATCATCGCTGGTCAACCATTCGTGAATTACTTTCCGTACAGCAGCGCGTAAGCGTTGAGATGAAAACGCAGAAAGGAGATTTATTAGTCATAAGAGATACGACCGAGCCGGAAGCGATCCATTATTTAATGGCGCAGGCATTGAAGATCAAGCCCAAGCCATTAGGCAGTAAAAAGATAAGAGTTTGA